A window of Ranitomeya variabilis isolate aRanVar5 chromosome 2, aRanVar5.hap1, whole genome shotgun sequence contains these coding sequences:
- the LOC143809476 gene encoding histone H3-like centromeric protein A isoform X1, giving the protein MLRRSQSHRHRRKVMQPEKCPAAAYPSPQSGPSCPPVPQRKRPATAPAQSGPSSHRTPQMVTAGRFIVSCDVSSPGRPVTSRRQHKQQIYRHENQTLMEIRKYQNSTRLLIQRRPFATLVRQVCMEYSCGMVYSWQSSTITALQEAAEAFLVELFKDSYLCSLKSKRVTLCVEDIQFARRIRGPRDGLG; this is encoded by the exons ATGCTGAGGAGATCGCAGAGCCATCGACACCGCAGGAAGGTGATGCAGCCAGAAAAGTGTCCTGCAGCTGCTTATCCATCCCCCCAAAGTGGACCTTCATGTCCTCCTGTCCCCCAGCGTAAGAGGCCTGCAACTGCTCCTGCACAGAGTGGACCTTCATCTCATCGTACCCCCCAGA TGGTCACTGCAGGAAGATTCATTGTAAGCTGTGATGTGTCCTCACCAGGCAGACCAGTCACCAGCCGCAGGCAGCACAAGCAGCAGATATACCGGCATGAaaaccaaacactgatggaaataaGAAAGTACCAGAACTCCACCAGATTGCTCATCCAGAGACGCCCGTTTGCCACACTG GTGAGACAAGTCTGCATGGAGTATTCCTGCGGCATGGTGTACTCCTGGCAAAGCTCAACAATAACGGCGCTACAGGAG GCAGCTGAGGCTTTCCTCGTGGAGCTTTTTAAGGACTCCTACCTCTGCAGTCTAAAGTCTAAGAGGGTCACTCTCTGCGTCGAGGACATACAGTTCGCACGGAGGATCCGCGGCCCCCGGGATGGACTGGGATAA
- the LOC143809476 gene encoding histone H3-like centromeric protein A isoform X2 has protein sequence MLRRSQSHRHRRKVMQPEKCPAAAYPSPQSGPSCPPVPQRKRPATAPAQSGPSSHRTPQSRPVTSRRQHKQQIYRHENQTLMEIRKYQNSTRLLIQRRPFATLVRQVCMEYSCGMVYSWQSSTITALQEAAEAFLVELFKDSYLCSLKSKRVTLCVEDIQFARRIRGPRDGLG, from the exons ATGCTGAGGAGATCGCAGAGCCATCGACACCGCAGGAAGGTGATGCAGCCAGAAAAGTGTCCTGCAGCTGCTTATCCATCCCCCCAAAGTGGACCTTCATGTCCTCCTGTCCCCCAGCGTAAGAGGCCTGCAACTGCTCCTGCACAGAGTGGACCTTCATCTCATCGTACCCCCCAGA GCAGACCAGTCACCAGCCGCAGGCAGCACAAGCAGCAGATATACCGGCATGAaaaccaaacactgatggaaataaGAAAGTACCAGAACTCCACCAGATTGCTCATCCAGAGACGCCCGTTTGCCACACTG GTGAGACAAGTCTGCATGGAGTATTCCTGCGGCATGGTGTACTCCTGGCAAAGCTCAACAATAACGGCGCTACAGGAG GCAGCTGAGGCTTTCCTCGTGGAGCTTTTTAAGGACTCCTACCTCTGCAGTCTAAAGTCTAAGAGGGTCACTCTCTGCGTCGAGGACATACAGTTCGCACGGAGGATCCGCGGCCCCCGGGATGGACTGGGATAA
- the LOC143809476 gene encoding histone H3-like centromeric protein A isoform X3, whose translation MLRRSQSHRHRRKVMQPEKCPAAAYPSPQSGPSCPPVPQRKRPATAPAQSGPSSHRTPQMVTAGRFIVSCDVSSPGRPVTSRRQHKQQIYRHENQTLMEIRKYQNSTRLLIQRRPFATLVRQVCMEYSCGMVYSWQSSTITALQEVRVLSYSTDMIMGR comes from the exons ATGCTGAGGAGATCGCAGAGCCATCGACACCGCAGGAAGGTGATGCAGCCAGAAAAGTGTCCTGCAGCTGCTTATCCATCCCCCCAAAGTGGACCTTCATGTCCTCCTGTCCCCCAGCGTAAGAGGCCTGCAACTGCTCCTGCACAGAGTGGACCTTCATCTCATCGTACCCCCCAGA TGGTCACTGCAGGAAGATTCATTGTAAGCTGTGATGTGTCCTCACCAGGCAGACCAGTCACCAGCCGCAGGCAGCACAAGCAGCAGATATACCGGCATGAaaaccaaacactgatggaaataaGAAAGTACCAGAACTCCACCAGATTGCTCATCCAGAGACGCCCGTTTGCCACACTG GTGAGACAAGTCTGCATGGAGTATTCCTGCGGCATGGTGTACTCCTGGCAAAGCTCAACAATAACGGCGCTACAGGAGGTCAGAGTCCTATCCTACAGCACGGACATGATAATGGGGCGCTGA